One genomic segment of Synechocystis sp. LKSZ1 includes these proteins:
- the malQ gene encoding 4-alpha-glucanotransferase — MLNQRCSGILLHPTSLPGRFGIGDLGEEAYCFVDFLAQSGQSIWQILPLGPTGFGNSPYLCYSALAINPLLISPEKLVEDQLLPPEILEQIPEFLNARIDFEAVRAYKMPLFQQAWARFKNQVGPDLTAELQQFCQSQADWLADYALFMALKEALAGSSWHTWDIALAQRHPEALAQWREQLAEEIAYQQFLQFIGFRQWQALKTYANQRHIAIFGDIPIYVAHDSADVWANPDNFCLNPETGEAALMAGVPPDYFSETGQLWGNPVYSWPALQKTQFAWWVKRFRAILQYVDIVRIDHFRGFEAYWAVPEGETTAMNGTWEMAPGREFFQVLQQELGEDLPIVAEDLGVITAEVEALRDDFDFPGMKVLHFAFDSDRDNPFLPFNYINPNCIVYTGTHDNDTTVGWFYGRSEEEQKRVTDYLGCVCPEGIHWSLIRLAMGSVARIAIFPLQDILGFGNDTRMNLPGTAEGNWGWRYHPDHLTTDLANHLDFVTTLYGRKVHYPEATPEA, encoded by the coding sequence ATGTTAAACCAGCGCTGTAGCGGTATCTTATTGCATCCCACTTCCCTCCCCGGTCGTTTTGGCATCGGGGATCTCGGGGAAGAAGCCTACTGTTTTGTAGATTTCCTGGCCCAGAGTGGCCAAAGTATTTGGCAAATTTTACCCCTAGGGCCAACGGGCTTTGGCAATTCGCCCTACCTCTGCTACTCGGCTTTGGCCATTAATCCCCTACTGATTAGTCCTGAGAAGCTTGTTGAAGACCAGCTTTTACCCCCGGAAATTTTGGAGCAGATCCCGGAATTTCTCAATGCTCGTATTGATTTTGAGGCGGTTCGGGCCTATAAAATGCCCTTGTTTCAACAGGCCTGGGCTCGGTTTAAAAACCAGGTAGGGCCGGACTTAACGGCAGAGTTGCAACAATTTTGTCAGAGCCAAGCGGACTGGCTCGCAGACTATGCTCTCTTTATGGCCCTCAAGGAAGCCTTAGCCGGTAGTAGTTGGCATACTTGGGACATTGCCCTGGCCCAGCGTCATCCCGAGGCCTTGGCCCAATGGCGAGAACAGTTAGCGGAGGAAATAGCCTATCAGCAATTTTTGCAATTTATCGGTTTCCGGCAGTGGCAGGCTCTGAAAACCTACGCGAATCAGCGCCATATTGCTATTTTCGGCGATATTCCCATCTATGTCGCCCACGACAGCGCTGACGTCTGGGCCAATCCGGATAACTTTTGTCTGAATCCGGAAACCGGAGAAGCGGCCCTGATGGCGGGTGTGCCACCGGACTATTTCAGTGAAACGGGCCAACTTTGGGGTAATCCTGTCTATAGCTGGCCCGCCTTGCAAAAAACCCAGTTTGCCTGGTGGGTCAAGCGCTTCCGGGCCATTCTGCAGTATGTTGATATTGTTCGCATCGATCATTTTCGGGGTTTCGAGGCCTATTGGGCCGTCCCGGAAGGTGAAACAACAGCTATGAACGGGACTTGGGAAATGGCCCCTGGTCGGGAATTTTTCCAAGTTCTACAGCAGGAGTTGGGAGAAGACTTACCCATTGTGGCGGAGGATTTAGGGGTGATTACTGCAGAGGTCGAGGCCCTGCGGGATGATTTTGACTTTCCAGGCATGAAGGTTCTCCATTTTGCCTTTGACTCTGACCGAGACAATCCCTTTCTCCCTTTTAACTATATCAACCCTAATTGCATTGTCTATACCGGCACCCACGACAACGATACGACGGTGGGCTGGTTCTACGGCCGGTCAGAAGAGGAACAAAAGCGGGTCACAGATTACCTCGGCTGTGTCTGTCCCGAAGGTATCCATTGGAGTCTAATCCGCCTCGCCATGGGGTCAGTGGCCCGGATCGCCATTTTTCCCCTCCAGGATATTCTGGGCTTTGGTAACGATACCCGCATGAACCTACCGGGAACTGCAGAGGGCAATTGGGGCTGGCGCTACCACCCTGACCACCTAACAACAGATCTCGCCAATCATCTGGACTTTGTGACGACGCTCTACGGCCGCAAGGTTCATTATCCTGAGGCTACCCCAGAGGCCTAG
- the ftsH gene encoding ATP-dependent zinc metalloprotease FtsH: MTTAPGLAQENSAMGSGKNNLTYGQLFQDIKANKVSKVEIDPNLQIASVTLKGQPQDAKPKTVRLFKTNPELIELLKESNVTWGIRRTPDHSALFGLLTHVLIVVILIGLIAIVIRRSANMSGQAMSFGKSRARFQMEAKTGIGFGDVAGIDEAKEELQEVVTFLKQPEKFTAIGAKIPRGVLLIGPPGTGKTLLAKAIAGEAGVPFFSISGSEFVEMFVGVGASRVRDLFKKAKENAPCLIFIDEIDAVGRQRGVGYGGGNDEREQTLNQLLTEMDGFEGNSGIIVIAATNRPDVLDTALLRPGRFDRQVTVDYPDLDGRHKILAIHAQNKKIAPEVELATIARRTPGFTGADLANVMNEAAIFTARRRKEAITMAEVNDAIDRVVAGMEGTPLVDSKSKRLIAYHEVGHALIGTLCPGHDPVEKVTLIPRGQARGLTWFTPDEEQSLMTRSQLIARIAGLLGGRVAEEVIFGADEVTTGAGNDIEKITYLARQMVTKLGMSSLGLVALENEDGTNYLGGDWGKRSEYSEEIAARIDKEIRWIVEAAHRRAIQILEDNRALMDRLVDLLIEQETIEGEQFRQLVAEFHPLPDLKTMTPV, translated from the coding sequence TTGACAACGGCTCCAGGCCTAGCCCAGGAAAACTCAGCCATGGGGAGTGGCAAAAACAACCTCACCTACGGTCAACTCTTTCAGGACATTAAGGCCAACAAGGTTAGCAAGGTTGAAATTGACCCCAACCTACAGATTGCTTCGGTAACCTTAAAGGGCCAACCCCAGGACGCTAAACCCAAAACGGTACGCCTGTTTAAAACCAATCCTGAATTGATCGAACTACTCAAGGAAAGCAATGTCACCTGGGGCATTCGCCGCACGCCCGACCATTCCGCTTTGTTTGGACTCTTAACCCATGTCCTGATCGTGGTTATTTTAATTGGCTTAATTGCCATTGTGATCCGTCGCTCAGCCAATATGTCCGGCCAGGCCATGAGTTTTGGGAAGTCCCGGGCCCGTTTCCAGATGGAGGCCAAAACCGGTATCGGCTTTGGCGATGTGGCCGGTATCGACGAGGCTAAAGAAGAACTCCAGGAAGTAGTGACTTTCCTCAAGCAACCGGAAAAATTTACCGCCATTGGGGCCAAGATTCCTCGGGGCGTTTTATTGATTGGCCCACCAGGAACGGGAAAAACTCTTTTGGCCAAGGCCATTGCCGGAGAAGCGGGAGTACCCTTTTTCAGTATTTCTGGCTCAGAATTTGTGGAGATGTTTGTGGGGGTCGGGGCCTCTCGTGTCCGCGATCTGTTTAAAAAGGCCAAGGAAAACGCGCCCTGCCTCATTTTTATTGATGAAATCGATGCGGTAGGTCGTCAGCGGGGGGTCGGCTACGGCGGAGGCAACGACGAACGGGAACAAACCCTCAATCAACTGCTCACGGAAATGGACGGCTTTGAGGGCAACAGCGGCATTATTGTGATCGCCGCTACTAACCGGCCTGATGTGTTGGATACGGCCCTATTACGGCCCGGTCGGTTTGACCGTCAAGTCACGGTAGACTATCCCGACCTCGACGGACGCCATAAAATCCTAGCCATCCACGCCCAAAACAAAAAAATTGCCCCAGAGGTGGAACTGGCCACCATTGCTCGCCGTACCCCTGGCTTTACCGGAGCCGATCTGGCCAACGTAATGAATGAGGCCGCTATTTTCACGGCCCGTCGTCGGAAGGAAGCGATCACCATGGCGGAGGTCAACGATGCCATTGACCGGGTGGTCGCTGGCATGGAAGGGACGCCCCTGGTAGATAGCAAGAGTAAGCGTTTGATTGCTTACCATGAAGTGGGCCATGCCCTGATCGGTACCCTCTGCCCTGGCCACGATCCCGTAGAAAAGGTGACGCTGATCCCCCGCGGCCAGGCCCGGGGCCTAACCTGGTTTACCCCCGATGAAGAACAGAGCCTAATGACGCGCAGTCAACTGATTGCTCGCATTGCCGGTTTACTGGGAGGCCGGGTGGCCGAAGAAGTTATCTTTGGGGCGGATGAGGTTACCACGGGGGCCGGTAACGACATCGAAAAAATCACCTACCTGGCCCGGCAAATGGTGACTAAGTTGGGAATGTCTTCCCTCGGTCTCGTGGCCCTGGAAAATGAAGACGGCACCAATTATCTAGGAGGCGATTGGGGCAAACGTTCCGAATATTCCGAGGAGATTGCTGCTCGCATTGATAAAGAAATTCGCTGGATTGTGGAAGCAGCCCATCGTCGGGCTATCCAAATTTTGGAGGATAATCGGGCCTTGATGGATCGTTTGGTTGATCTTCTGATTGAGCAAGAAACCATTGAAGGTGAACAGTTCCGGCAATTGGTGGCGGAATTTCATCCCCTACCCGACCTCAAGACCATGACCCCGGTCTAG
- a CDS encoding DUF2256 domain-containing protein: MKKSANKAFLPQKPCLVCGRPFTWRKKWADCWEAVKYCSERCRRRRSSAGQESG; the protein is encoded by the coding sequence ATGAAGAAATCTGCCAATAAGGCCTTTCTGCCCCAAAAACCCTGTCTGGTTTGTGGCCGGCCCTTTACCTGGCGCAAAAAATGGGCCGACTGTTGGGAAGCGGTGAAATACTGTTCCGAACGCTGTCGCCGTCGCCGTTCTTCGGCAGGCCAAGAATCGGGCTAA
- a CDS encoding NUDIX hydrolase: protein MTFGSEPAPILQQRLHYQGRKFSFDVSRRRLPNGVEGEWECIRHPGGALAVPVTDDNLLILVKQYRVTVQGRLLEFPAGTVEPNEDPAETIKRELEEETGYRAHRWRPIGKFPLAPGYSDEYIYAFLAQELERLAEPPDQDEDEDIEVVLLTFEEFEQAIAAGEPIDAKTITSYFWMRYLLS, encoded by the coding sequence ATGACCTTTGGTTCCGAACCGGCTCCGATTCTTCAGCAACGTCTCCACTACCAAGGCCGTAAATTTAGCTTTGATGTTAGCCGTCGTCGTTTACCTAATGGGGTCGAAGGGGAGTGGGAATGTATTCGCCATCCCGGTGGGGCCTTGGCGGTTCCCGTCACCGATGATAATCTGTTGATTCTGGTTAAGCAGTACCGCGTTACAGTTCAGGGCCGACTGTTAGAATTTCCTGCCGGTACCGTCGAACCGAACGAAGACCCCGCAGAAACGATTAAGCGGGAACTAGAAGAAGAAACAGGCTATCGGGCCCATCGTTGGCGGCCCATTGGGAAGTTTCCCCTGGCCCCGGGTTATTCCGATGAATATATCTATGCCTTTTTGGCCCAGGAACTAGAGCGTTTGGCCGAGCCACCGGATCAAGACGAGGACGAAGATATTGAAGTCGTTCTGCTCACCTTTGAAGAATTTGAGCAGGCCATTGCCGCAGGAGAACCCATTGATGCCAAAACCATCACCAGCTATTTCTGGATGCGCTACCTGCTTTCCTAG
- a CDS encoding elongation factor G, giving the protein MSQNSMENLRNVALVGPYGSGKTTLLESLLWVTGKVTRKGSIKEGNTVGDASPEARARAMGVEVNVASLNWDDLALTILDCPGSIEFAQETYNALVGAGSAVVVCEADVSRVLTLAPLFKFLDDWEIPHLVFINKMDRAKNSFLEILQALKTISSRPLVPQQYPIHQGDDLIGYIDLVTEQAYHYHPQSPADPVPLPPELEEEEHLTRQEMLEALAEFDDHLLEELLEDIAPPQAEIEKDLKWELGADLIVPVLLGVADQDYGVRPLLEILKREAPAPSLTAERRGLTMTEADEPIVQVLKTYFTSQGGKLSLVRVWQGMLQEGGLLNGVRPGGIYRLFGQQQQPITQAQVGEVVALGRLEGIQTGDTLSSQTGIEPLPQAAILEPVYAQAILAENRRDEVKLSAALAKLVEEDPALRWGQEPETKEVVLWGQGEIHLQVALDRLRRKYNLPLQAHDPQTPYKETIRQSGKVHGRYKHQTGGHGAFGDVYLALEPLERGAGFRFEETIVGGVVPKQYIPGVEMGVREFLAKGPLGFPVVDIAVTLTDGSYHSVDSSEQAFKQAARLAMTEGMPQCQPLLLEPILSVNIATPSEFTAKVLQLVSGHRGQILGYEPRSDWKAWDQVSAYLPQAEMQTFIVELRSLSMGVGTFTWQYDHLQEVPEKLTQSVLAGQANGNGKA; this is encoded by the coding sequence ATGAGTCAAAACTCGATGGAAAACCTGCGGAATGTTGCTTTGGTTGGCCCCTACGGCAGTGGCAAGACGACCCTTTTAGAAAGCCTGCTCTGGGTGACGGGCAAGGTGACTCGTAAAGGATCAATCAAGGAAGGTAATACAGTTGGAGATGCGAGCCCAGAGGCGCGGGCCCGGGCCATGGGAGTTGAAGTCAACGTTGCCAGTTTAAATTGGGATGACCTGGCGCTGACCATCCTAGACTGTCCGGGTTCCATTGAATTTGCCCAGGAAACCTACAATGCTTTGGTGGGGGCCGGTTCAGCGGTGGTGGTTTGTGAGGCTGATGTGAGTCGAGTCTTGACCCTGGCCCCGTTGTTTAAATTTTTGGATGATTGGGAAATTCCTCACCTGGTGTTTATTAACAAAATGGATCGGGCCAAAAATAGCTTTCTAGAAATCCTCCAGGCCTTGAAAACCATTTCTAGTCGTCCCCTGGTGCCGCAACAATATCCCATTCACCAAGGCGATGACTTGATTGGCTATATTGATCTCGTGACCGAGCAGGCCTACCACTACCATCCCCAGTCCCCGGCTGATCCAGTGCCGCTCCCTCCAGAGCTTGAGGAAGAAGAGCACCTCACCCGTCAGGAAATGCTAGAGGCCCTGGCGGAATTTGATGACCATCTCCTGGAAGAACTGTTGGAAGACATTGCTCCACCCCAGGCCGAAATTGAAAAAGACCTGAAATGGGAATTGGGGGCCGATTTAATTGTGCCGGTACTGTTGGGGGTTGCCGACCAAGACTACGGCGTTCGTCCCCTGCTGGAGATCCTAAAACGAGAAGCCCCAGCCCCCTCCCTCACGGCAGAACGACGAGGCCTGACGATGACAGAGGCCGACGAACCCATTGTGCAAGTCCTTAAAACCTACTTCACGTCCCAGGGAGGCAAGCTATCCTTGGTGCGGGTTTGGCAGGGAATGCTCCAGGAAGGGGGCCTGTTGAATGGAGTTCGTCCTGGCGGTATCTATCGTCTCTTTGGCCAACAACAGCAACCGATCACCCAGGCCCAGGTTGGGGAAGTGGTGGCCCTGGGCCGGTTAGAAGGTATTCAAACCGGGGATACCTTATCTTCCCAGACAGGGATCGAGCCTCTACCCCAGGCCGCTATCCTAGAGCCGGTCTATGCCCAGGCTATCCTGGCTGAAAATCGTCGGGACGAAGTTAAATTAAGTGCGGCCCTGGCTAAGTTAGTCGAAGAAGACCCGGCCCTGCGATGGGGCCAGGAACCAGAGACGAAGGAAGTTGTCCTCTGGGGCCAGGGAGAAATTCATCTCCAGGTGGCCCTCGACCGACTCCGCCGCAAGTATAATTTGCCTCTCCAGGCCCATGACCCCCAAACGCCTTATAAGGAAACCATTCGCCAGAGCGGCAAAGTTCATGGTCGTTACAAGCATCAAACGGGCGGACACGGGGCCTTTGGTGACGTTTACCTGGCCCTGGAACCCCTAGAACGGGGGGCCGGTTTTCGCTTTGAAGAAACCATTGTGGGCGGTGTTGTACCCAAGCAGTACATCCCTGGGGTAGAAATGGGGGTGCGGGAATTTTTGGCCAAGGGGCCCTTGGGTTTTCCGGTGGTGGATATTGCTGTCACCCTCACCGATGGTTCTTACCATAGTGTGGATAGCTCCGAGCAGGCCTTTAAACAAGCGGCCCGGTTGGCGATGACGGAGGGAATGCCCCAATGTCAGCCGCTGTTACTGGAGCCGATTCTGAGTGTTAATATTGCTACCCCATCGGAGTTTACAGCCAAGGTTCTGCAATTGGTGAGTGGGCACCGGGGCCAGATTTTGGGGTATGAACCCCGCAGTGATTGGAAGGCCTGGGATCAGGTTTCGGCCTATCTACCCCAGGCGGAAATGCAGACTTTCATTGTGGAATTGCGTTCCCTATCCATGGGAGTAGGAACCTTTACTTGGCAGTACGACCATCTTCAGGAGGTTCCCGAAAAGCTGACTCAGAGCGTGCTGGCGGGCCAGGCTAATGGCAACGGTAAGGCCTAG
- a CDS encoding NAD(P)H-quinone oxidoreductase subunit 5, with amino-acid sequence MELLYQYAWLIPLLPLIGAAVVGIGLISFNQMTNGLRQLNAVFIIFCLGTAMVLSGGLLWSQLQGHNSYSQMVEWASAGSFHLQMGYVIDHLSALMLVIVTTVALLVMIYTDGYMAHDPGYVRFYAYLSLFASSMLGLVISPNLVQVYIFWELVGMCSYLLIGFWYDRKAAADACQKAFVTNRVGDFGLLLGILGLYWATNSFDFGVAGERLETLVASGSLSGTIAALFAILIFLGPVAKSAQFPLHVWLPDAMEGPTPISALIHAATMVAAGVFLVARMYPVFEPIPAVMNVIAWTGCFTAFLGATIALTQNDIKKGLAYSTISQLGYMVMAMGIGAYSAGLFHLMTHAYFKAMLFLCSGSVIHGMEAVVGHDPVLAQDMRIMGGLRKYMPITATCFLIGTLAICGIPPFAGFWSKDEILGLAFAANPALWAIGWGTAGLTAFYMFRMYFMTFEGSFRGNDSALKNKVLDFYDLLPAFGPGAMDVRELDHDEASHDDHGHSHEPHESPLTMTFPLMALAVPSVLIGLIGRPWANQFEAFIHAPGEVVEAVTHFDWNEFYIMAGSSIGIGLIGISVAILMYLQGKIDPASIAEKFPVLYRFSLNKWYFDDVYDRVFVQGSRRLARQIMEVDYKVIDGAVNLTGLVTLVSGEGLKYLENGRAQFYALIVFAAVLGFVIVFSVV; translated from the coding sequence ATGGAACTGCTTTACCAGTATGCCTGGCTAATCCCCCTACTCCCCCTGATCGGAGCGGCGGTAGTCGGCATTGGACTCATCTCTTTTAACCAGATGACTAATGGACTACGGCAGTTGAATGCAGTGTTCATCATCTTCTGTTTAGGTACGGCCATGGTGCTTTCTGGTGGCCTGCTGTGGAGCCAACTCCAGGGTCACAACAGCTACTCCCAAATGGTGGAATGGGCTTCTGCAGGAAGTTTCCATTTACAAATGGGCTACGTCATCGACCACCTCAGCGCGTTGATGTTAGTGATTGTCACGACCGTCGCGCTGTTGGTGATGATCTACACCGATGGCTACATGGCCCACGACCCTGGCTATGTTCGTTTTTATGCGTATTTAAGTTTATTTGCTTCCTCCATGCTGGGGTTGGTGATTAGCCCCAACCTTGTCCAGGTCTATATCTTCTGGGAATTGGTGGGGATGTGTTCCTACCTGCTGATCGGCTTTTGGTATGACCGCAAGGCCGCAGCCGATGCCTGCCAGAAGGCTTTTGTCACCAACCGGGTGGGGGACTTTGGTCTCCTGTTGGGGATTCTCGGTCTTTACTGGGCCACCAATAGTTTTGATTTTGGGGTTGCGGGGGAACGTTTAGAAACCTTGGTGGCCTCCGGTAGCTTGAGTGGGACGATTGCCGCTCTATTCGCCATTCTGATCTTTCTTGGCCCTGTGGCCAAATCGGCCCAGTTTCCCCTCCATGTCTGGTTGCCCGATGCAATGGAGGGCCCGACCCCGATTTCGGCCCTGATCCATGCGGCAACGATGGTGGCGGCAGGGGTTTTCCTGGTGGCTCGCATGTACCCAGTGTTTGAGCCCATCCCGGCGGTAATGAACGTGATTGCCTGGACAGGCTGTTTTACAGCCTTTCTGGGGGCCACCATTGCCTTGACCCAAAATGACATCAAAAAAGGCCTGGCCTATTCCACCATTTCCCAGTTGGGCTATATGGTCATGGCCATGGGCATTGGGGCCTATTCCGCTGGTCTGTTTCACCTGATGACCCACGCCTACTTCAAGGCCATGCTTTTCCTCTGCTCCGGTTCAGTCATCCACGGTATGGAGGCGGTGGTTGGTCACGACCCGGTGCTGGCCCAGGATATGCGCATCATGGGCGGCCTACGGAAATATATGCCGATTACGGCCACTTGTTTTCTGATCGGTACCCTGGCTATCTGCGGTATTCCTCCCTTCGCAGGCTTTTGGTCGAAGGATGAAATTCTAGGCCTGGCCTTCGCGGCTAATCCGGCCCTCTGGGCCATTGGTTGGGGAACGGCTGGTCTAACCGCTTTCTATATGTTCCGCATGTACTTTATGACCTTTGAAGGGTCTTTTCGCGGCAACGACTCGGCCTTAAAAAATAAGGTGTTGGATTTCTATGACCTGTTACCGGCCTTTGGCCCGGGTGCCATGGATGTGCGGGAACTCGATCACGATGAGGCCAGCCACGACGACCACGGCCATAGCCATGAACCCCACGAATCGCCCCTGACCATGACCTTTCCTCTGATGGCCCTGGCAGTGCCCTCGGTATTGATTGGCCTGATTGGCCGGCCCTGGGCCAACCAATTTGAGGCCTTTATCCATGCCCCTGGAGAAGTGGTCGAAGCCGTCACCCACTTTGATTGGAATGAATTCTACATCATGGCCGGTAGCTCCATCGGCATCGGCTTAATTGGTATTAGCGTGGCGATTTTGATGTACCTACAAGGGAAAATTGACCCGGCCAGCATTGCCGAAAAATTCCCCGTTTTATACCGTTTTTCCCTGAACAAATGGTATTTCGACGATGTCTATGACCGTGTTTTTGTGCAAGGCTCCCGTCGCCTGGCCCGACAAATCATGGAAGTTGACTACAAGGTCATTGATGGGGCGGTTAACCTAACCGGTCTCGTCACCCTCGTCAGTGGTGAAGGCCTGAAATATCTAGAAAATGGCCGCGCCCAATTCTATGCCCTGATCGTCTTTGCGGCGGTGCTCGGCTTTGTCATCGTGTTTAGCGTCGTCTAA
- a CDS encoding TldD/PmbA family protein has product MSADLETLLDLALKAGADAAEVYQASSLSHPVFFEANRLKQLETVESEGLALRLWREGRPGLAVAYGPIDPQRLVGKALELAALNDPEEPALAPPRRNWHSSLGESVSVENLIDIGKATIAALRSAYPEVICGGELSCETEKTRLLNSQGLDCQIEETSVSYYFGVEWIRGEDFLAVYDGDYGRGAFTTDEVIAQLLQRLHWAKALAPSPTGKLPVLFTSNAASLLWDTVAAALNGKRVLEGSSPWSERQGQGVVSPLISLAQDPNLSPYDCPFDDEGTPTQAYSLIQRGQLQQFYSDRMTARRLGQLPSGNGFRPGLEYYPVPSLVNLVVAPGQEDGQSLLQALPQALIVAQILGDGADLSGDFSVNVDLGYAVADGEVLGRVKDTMIAGNVYQLLNQVIAVGNDRRWQGSYYTPSLLIDGVAIVA; this is encoded by the coding sequence ATGTCTGCTGACCTAGAAACCCTTTTGGATTTAGCCCTCAAAGCTGGAGCTGATGCGGCGGAGGTTTACCAGGCCTCGTCCCTCTCCCATCCCGTTTTTTTTGAAGCTAACCGTCTCAAGCAGTTAGAAACGGTTGAATCCGAGGGCCTGGCCCTGAGACTGTGGCGGGAAGGTCGTCCGGGACTAGCGGTGGCCTATGGCCCCATTGATCCTCAGCGGCTTGTGGGGAAGGCCTTGGAATTAGCCGCCCTCAATGACCCCGAAGAACCAGCTCTGGCCCCACCCCGTCGGAATTGGCACTCTTCCTTGGGGGAATCTGTTTCAGTGGAAAATTTGATCGATATTGGCAAGGCTACCATTGCGGCCCTGCGCTCGGCCTATCCTGAGGTCATCTGTGGCGGAGAACTGAGTTGCGAGACAGAAAAAACACGCCTCCTCAATAGTCAGGGCCTGGATTGCCAGATTGAAGAGACCAGTGTTAGCTACTATTTCGGCGTGGAATGGATACGGGGAGAGGATTTTCTCGCGGTCTATGACGGTGATTACGGCCGCGGGGCCTTTACGACCGACGAGGTGATTGCCCAACTGCTCCAACGACTCCATTGGGCCAAGGCCCTGGCTCCGAGCCCTACCGGAAAACTGCCCGTACTTTTCACCAGTAATGCCGCCTCCCTACTTTGGGATACGGTGGCCGCGGCCCTCAATGGTAAACGGGTGTTAGAGGGGTCTTCCCCCTGGAGTGAGCGTCAAGGGCAGGGGGTGGTCTCTCCCCTAATTAGCTTGGCTCAGGACCCGAACCTCAGTCCCTACGATTGTCCCTTTGACGATGAGGGCACCCCCACCCAGGCCTATTCCCTGATCCAACGGGGCCAACTCCAGCAGTTTTATAGTGACCGGATGACGGCCCGTCGTCTCGGCCAACTCCCTAGCGGCAACGGTTTCCGGCCTGGCCTGGAGTATTATCCTGTCCCGAGTTTAGTCAATTTAGTCGTGGCCCCTGGCCAAGAAGATGGGCAAAGTCTACTGCAAGCCTTGCCCCAGGCCTTGATCGTGGCTCAAATTTTAGGGGACGGAGCCGATCTGTCCGGCGATTTTTCCGTCAATGTGGATTTGGGCTATGCTGTTGCTGACGGGGAAGTTCTGGGACGGGTTAAGGACACCATGATCGCGGGCAATGTCTATCAACTTTTAAACCAAGTTATCGCTGTGGGCAATGACCGTCGTTGGCAAGGTTCCTACTATACCCCTTCTCTTTTAATTGATGGGGTTGCCATTGTTGCCTAA